Proteins found in one Promicromonospora sukumoe genomic segment:
- a CDS encoding glutamate synthase subunit beta: protein MADPRGFLKVRERELPPNRPVEVRLRDWKDTHAHREEGQAFLKEQAGRCMDCGVPFCHQGCPLGNLIPDWNDLVWRGQWGDAIDRLHATNNFPEFTGRVCPAPCESSCVLSINQPAVTIKNVEVSIIDEAFARGLVTPHVPERLTGSTVAVVGSGPAGLAAAQQLTRAGHTVVVYERDDAIGGLLRYGIPDFKLEKLHIDRRLAQMEAEGTRFRAGVSIGEDISWDALRRRFDAVVVATGATVPRELSVPGRDLAGVHFAMDFLTPANKAVADGTPDVLPEGAPTAAGKHVVIIGGGDTGSDCLGTALRQGAASVTTLAIGKKPPLERLPHQPWPTDPILFEVSTSHEEGGERTYLASTVELVADADGNVRALKVAETEYLPDGRRAPKAGTEHEIPADLVLVAMGFTGPEVGVLEEQTGIEITERGLVARGDDYAASLPGVFVAGDAGRGQSLIVWAIAEGRAAAAAADTYLQGSTELPAPVRPRTLALRS, encoded by the coding sequence GTGGCTGACCCCCGAGGATTTCTGAAGGTCCGGGAGCGGGAGCTCCCGCCGAACCGGCCCGTCGAGGTGCGGCTGCGTGACTGGAAGGACACGCACGCGCACCGCGAGGAGGGCCAGGCGTTCCTGAAGGAGCAGGCCGGCCGCTGCATGGACTGCGGCGTGCCGTTCTGCCACCAGGGCTGCCCGCTGGGCAACCTGATCCCCGACTGGAACGACCTGGTGTGGCGCGGGCAGTGGGGCGACGCGATCGACCGCCTGCACGCCACGAACAACTTCCCGGAGTTCACCGGCCGCGTGTGCCCGGCGCCGTGCGAGTCGTCCTGCGTGCTGAGCATCAACCAGCCCGCGGTGACGATCAAGAACGTCGAGGTCTCGATCATCGACGAGGCGTTCGCGCGTGGCCTGGTCACGCCACACGTCCCGGAGCGCCTCACGGGCTCCACGGTCGCCGTCGTCGGCTCGGGCCCCGCGGGCCTGGCCGCCGCGCAGCAGCTCACGCGCGCCGGCCACACCGTCGTCGTCTACGAGCGGGACGACGCCATCGGCGGCCTCCTGCGCTACGGCATCCCGGACTTCAAGCTCGAGAAGCTGCACATCGACCGCCGGCTGGCGCAGATGGAGGCCGAGGGCACCCGCTTCCGCGCGGGCGTGTCCATCGGCGAGGACATCAGCTGGGACGCCCTGCGTCGCCGGTTCGACGCGGTCGTGGTCGCCACCGGCGCCACCGTGCCGCGCGAGCTGTCCGTGCCCGGGCGGGACCTGGCCGGCGTCCACTTCGCGATGGACTTCCTGACGCCCGCCAACAAGGCGGTCGCCGACGGTACCCCGGACGTGCTGCCCGAGGGCGCGCCGACCGCGGCCGGCAAGCACGTCGTCATCATCGGCGGCGGCGACACCGGCTCCGACTGCCTCGGCACCGCGCTGCGCCAGGGCGCCGCGAGCGTCACCACGCTCGCGATCGGCAAGAAGCCGCCGCTCGAGCGCCTGCCGCACCAGCCGTGGCCCACCGACCCCATCCTGTTCGAGGTCTCGACCTCGCACGAGGAGGGCGGCGAGCGCACGTACCTGGCCTCCACGGTCGAGCTCGTCGCCGACGCGGACGGGAACGTCCGTGCGCTGAAGGTCGCCGAGACCGAGTACCTGCCCGACGGCCGCCGCGCCCCCAAGGCCGGCACCGAGCACGAGATCCCCGCGGACCTGGTGCTCGTGGCCATGGGCTTCACCGGCCCCGAGGTCGGCGTGCTCGAGGAGCAGACCGGCATCGAGATCACGGAGCGTGGCCTGGTTGCCCGCGGCGACGACTACGCTGCAAGCCTCCCGGGTGTGTTCGTCGCCGGCGATGCCGGTCGCGGACAGTCCCTCATCGTGTGGGCCATCGCGGAGGGCCGCGCCGCGGCCGCCGCGGCCGACACCTACCTCCAGGGCAGCACAGAGCTGCCCGCCCCGGTGCGCCCGCGCACGCTCGCTCTGCGATCGTGA
- the gltB gene encoding glutamate synthase large subunit: MTKPLPSQRVGLPTQTFEGGLYDPAAEHDACGVAFVATLRGTPGRDIVDAGLTALLNLDHRGAVGAEEDSGDGAGILTQIPDAFVRDVVGVDLPPAGMYAIGTAFLPTDDDERDAMVARVEALAAEEKLDVLAWRDVPVDAGIVGPTARASMPVFRQIVVADPSRSLSGIDLDRRCYRLRKRAENEVGLYFASLSARTLTYKGMLTTAQLEPFFPDLSDPRYATELALVHSRFSTNTFPSWPLAQPFRLLAHNGEINTVRGNRNWVAAREGTMESDLLGDLAPLQPVCSPGASDSASFDEVLELLHLSGRSLPHSVLMMVPEAWENNPGMDPALRAFYQYNANLIEPWDGPASLTFTDGTLIGAVLDRNGLRPGRWWVTEDGLVVLASEAGVLDIDPATVVRKGRLEPGKMFLVDTGSGRIVEDEEVKSSLAAMHPYGDWIREHSVYLDELPDREHVAHSPASVRRRQRAFGYTEEELKIILSPMATTGGEPLGAMGSDTPVAVLSQRPRLLFDYFTQMFAQVTNPPLDAIREELVTAIGSAIGPEPNLLADLPEHARKLVLGFPVLDNDQLAKVVHVERDRELEGLFQAETIQGLYDVSGGGGALLARLEAIFADVDRYVEEGASFLVLSDRDANSELAPIPSLLLTSAVHHHLVRKHTRNRVSLVVEAGDVREVHHVALLIGYGAAAVNPYLAMETVEDLAHRGYLDVTPQQAVANLIKALGKGVLKVMSKMGISTIMSYRGAQIFEAVGLSHDLVEDYFTGTTSRLGGIGLDVIAAEVAARHAEAYPPSGNKKPGERLTTGGEYQWRRDGEDHLFDPETVFRLQHATRSGRMDIFRQYTRRVDEQSNRLMTLRGLLRFSPDREPVPIDEVQPVSEIVRLFNTGAMSYGSISAEAHETLAIAMNRLGGRSNTGEGGEDPERLYDDERRSRVKQIASGRFGVTSEYLTQATDIQLKLAQGAKPGEGGQLPGNKVYPWVAATRHSTPGVGLISPPPHHDIYSIEDLAQLIHDAKNANPSARVHVKLVSEFGVGTVATGVSKAHADVVLISGHDGGTGASPLTSLKHAGTPWEIGLAETQQTLVLNDLRDRIVVQVDGQMKTGRDVIVAALLGAEEFGFATAPMVVSGCVMMRVCHLDTCPVGVATQNPELRSRFTGKPEFVVNFFEFIAQEVREHLAALGFRSLEEAVGQVQVLDTRKAVDHWKAQGLDLTPVLAMPQLKEGSSLRHTRVQDHGLARALDNQLIAAAAPALERGERVAIELPVRNVNRTVGTMLGHEVTKRYRGQGLPDDTIEVTLTGSAGQSLGAFLPRGITLRLFGDANDYVGKGLSGGRVAVRPDKAAVLGGADVIAGNVIGYGATSGEVYLRGRVGERFGVRNSGATLVSEGVGDHACEYMTGGTVLVLGPTGRNVGAGMSGGTAFFLDLRVSRVNQAALEAGELAVAVLDDADWETVRGLLERHLAETGSAVAAELLADPAAARGRFSRLLPPGWARVRLALAEAEADGTDISGKTQWDPSVWNQIMEVARG; this comes from the coding sequence ATGACCAAGCCGTTGCCGTCACAGAGGGTTGGGCTGCCCACGCAGACGTTTGAGGGTGGCCTGTACGACCCGGCCGCCGAGCACGACGCGTGCGGCGTCGCCTTCGTGGCGACCCTGCGCGGAACGCCCGGCCGCGACATCGTCGATGCCGGGCTCACCGCCCTGCTGAACCTCGACCACCGCGGCGCGGTGGGGGCGGAGGAGGACAGCGGCGACGGCGCCGGCATCCTCACCCAGATCCCCGACGCGTTCGTCCGGGACGTCGTGGGGGTGGACCTGCCGCCCGCCGGGATGTACGCGATCGGTACGGCGTTCCTGCCGACCGACGACGACGAGCGCGACGCCATGGTGGCTCGCGTCGAGGCGCTGGCCGCCGAGGAGAAGCTCGACGTGCTCGCGTGGCGCGACGTCCCGGTGGACGCCGGGATCGTCGGCCCCACGGCGCGCGCCTCGATGCCGGTGTTCCGCCAGATCGTCGTGGCCGACCCCTCGCGCAGCCTGTCCGGGATCGACCTGGACCGCCGCTGCTACCGCCTGCGCAAGCGGGCGGAGAACGAGGTCGGTCTGTACTTCGCCTCGCTCAGCGCCCGCACCCTGACGTACAAGGGCATGCTGACGACGGCGCAGCTCGAGCCGTTCTTCCCCGACCTGTCGGACCCGCGGTACGCCACGGAGCTGGCGCTGGTGCACTCGCGGTTCTCCACGAACACGTTCCCGTCGTGGCCCCTGGCCCAGCCGTTCCGCCTGCTCGCACACAACGGCGAGATCAACACCGTGCGCGGCAACCGCAACTGGGTGGCGGCGCGCGAGGGCACCATGGAGTCCGACCTGCTCGGCGACCTCGCGCCGCTGCAGCCGGTCTGCTCGCCCGGCGCGAGCGACTCGGCCAGCTTCGACGAGGTGCTGGAGCTGCTGCACCTGTCGGGACGGTCGCTGCCGCACTCGGTGCTGATGATGGTGCCGGAGGCCTGGGAGAACAACCCCGGCATGGACCCCGCCCTGCGGGCCTTCTACCAGTACAACGCGAACCTCATCGAGCCGTGGGACGGCCCCGCCTCCCTCACGTTCACCGACGGCACCCTGATCGGCGCCGTGCTCGACCGCAACGGCCTGCGCCCCGGGCGCTGGTGGGTCACCGAGGACGGCCTCGTCGTCCTGGCCTCCGAGGCCGGCGTGCTCGACATCGACCCCGCCACCGTGGTCCGCAAGGGCCGCCTGGAGCCCGGCAAGATGTTCCTCGTCGACACCGGCTCGGGCCGCATCGTCGAGGACGAGGAGGTCAAGTCGAGCCTCGCCGCCATGCACCCCTACGGGGACTGGATCCGCGAGCACTCGGTCTACCTCGACGAGCTGCCGGACCGCGAGCACGTGGCGCACAGCCCGGCCTCGGTCCGCCGTCGCCAGCGGGCGTTCGGCTACACCGAGGAAGAGCTCAAGATCATCCTGTCGCCGATGGCGACCACGGGCGGCGAGCCGCTCGGCGCCATGGGCTCGGACACGCCCGTCGCGGTGCTCTCGCAGCGCCCGCGGCTGCTGTTCGACTACTTCACGCAGATGTTCGCGCAGGTGACCAACCCGCCGCTGGACGCGATCCGCGAGGAGCTGGTCACGGCCATCGGCAGCGCCATCGGCCCGGAGCCGAACCTGCTGGCCGACCTGCCGGAGCACGCGCGCAAGCTCGTCCTCGGCTTCCCGGTGCTCGACAACGACCAGCTCGCCAAGGTCGTGCACGTCGAGCGCGACCGCGAGCTGGAGGGCCTGTTCCAGGCCGAGACCATCCAGGGCCTGTACGACGTCTCGGGCGGCGGCGGCGCGCTGCTGGCCCGGCTCGAGGCGATCTTCGCCGACGTCGACCGGTACGTGGAGGAGGGCGCGAGCTTCCTCGTGCTCTCGGACCGCGACGCCAACTCCGAGCTGGCGCCGATCCCGTCGCTGCTCCTGACCAGCGCCGTGCACCACCACCTGGTGCGCAAGCACACCCGCAACCGGGTCTCGCTCGTGGTCGAGGCCGGCGACGTGCGCGAGGTGCACCACGTCGCGCTGCTCATCGGCTACGGCGCGGCCGCCGTGAACCCCTACCTCGCGATGGAGACGGTCGAGGACCTCGCCCACCGCGGGTACCTGGACGTCACGCCGCAGCAGGCCGTCGCGAACCTCATCAAGGCGCTCGGCAAGGGCGTGCTCAAGGTGATGTCCAAGATGGGCATCTCGACGATCATGTCGTACCGCGGCGCCCAGATCTTCGAGGCCGTGGGCCTGTCCCACGACCTGGTCGAGGACTACTTCACGGGCACGACGTCGCGGCTCGGCGGCATCGGCCTGGACGTCATCGCGGCCGAGGTCGCGGCGCGGCACGCCGAGGCGTACCCGCCGTCGGGCAACAAGAAGCCGGGCGAGCGCCTCACCACGGGCGGCGAGTACCAGTGGCGGCGCGACGGCGAGGACCACCTGTTCGACCCCGAGACGGTGTTCCGCCTGCAGCACGCGACGCGCTCGGGCCGGATGGACATCTTCCGGCAGTACACGCGGCGCGTGGACGAGCAGTCCAACCGCCTGATGACGCTGCGCGGCCTGCTGCGCTTCAGCCCGGACCGCGAGCCGGTGCCGATCGACGAGGTCCAGCCGGTCAGCGAGATCGTCAGGCTGTTCAACACGGGCGCCATGTCCTACGGCTCCATCTCGGCCGAGGCGCACGAGACCCTCGCCATCGCGATGAACCGCCTCGGCGGGCGCTCCAACACGGGCGAGGGCGGCGAGGACCCGGAGCGCCTGTACGACGACGAGCGCCGCTCGCGCGTCAAGCAGATCGCGTCGGGCCGCTTCGGCGTGACGTCGGAGTACCTCACGCAGGCCACCGACATCCAGCTCAAGCTCGCCCAGGGCGCCAAGCCCGGCGAGGGCGGCCAGCTCCCCGGGAACAAGGTGTACCCCTGGGTCGCCGCGACCCGGCACTCGACCCCCGGCGTCGGCCTCATCTCGCCGCCGCCGCACCACGACATCTACTCGATCGAGGACCTGGCGCAGCTGATCCACGACGCGAAGAACGCCAACCCATCGGCGCGCGTGCACGTGAAGCTGGTCAGCGAGTTCGGCGTGGGCACCGTGGCCACGGGTGTGTCCAAGGCGCACGCCGACGTCGTCCTCATCTCGGGGCACGACGGCGGCACGGGCGCCTCGCCGCTCACGTCGCTCAAGCACGCCGGCACGCCCTGGGAGATCGGCCTGGCCGAGACCCAGCAGACGCTCGTGCTCAACGACCTGCGCGACCGCATCGTGGTGCAGGTCGACGGCCAGATGAAGACCGGCCGCGACGTGATCGTCGCGGCGCTGCTCGGGGCCGAGGAGTTCGGCTTCGCGACGGCGCCGATGGTGGTCTCGGGCTGCGTCATGATGCGGGTCTGTCACCTGGACACCTGTCCCGTGGGCGTCGCCACGCAGAACCCGGAGCTGCGCAGCCGGTTCACCGGCAAGCCGGAGTTCGTCGTGAACTTCTTCGAGTTCATCGCCCAGGAGGTGCGCGAGCACCTGGCGGCGCTCGGGTTCCGCAGCCTCGAGGAGGCCGTGGGCCAGGTGCAGGTGCTCGACACCCGCAAGGCGGTCGACCACTGGAAGGCGCAGGGTCTCGACCTGACGCCCGTGCTCGCCATGCCGCAGCTCAAGGAGGGCTCGTCCCTGCGCCACACCCGGGTGCAGGACCACGGCCTGGCCCGCGCGCTGGACAACCAGCTCATCGCGGCGGCCGCCCCGGCCCTGGAGCGCGGCGAGCGGGTCGCCATCGAGCTGCCCGTGCGGAACGTGAACCGCACCGTCGGCACGATGCTGGGCCACGAGGTGACCAAGCGGTACCGCGGCCAGGGCCTGCCCGACGACACCATCGAGGTGACGCTGACCGGGTCGGCCGGCCAGTCGCTCGGCGCGTTCCTGCCGCGCGGCATCACGCTGCGCCTGTTCGGCGACGCCAACGACTACGTCGGCAAGGGCCTGTCGGGCGGCCGCGTGGCGGTGCGCCCCGACAAGGCGGCCGTCCTGGGCGGCGCCGACGTCATCGCGGGCAACGTCATCGGCTACGGCGCGACGTCCGGCGAGGTCTACCTGCGCGGACGCGTGGGGGAGCGGTTCGGGGTGCGCAACTCCGGCGCGACCCTGGTCTCCGAGGGCGTGGGCGACCACGCCTGCGAGTACATGACCGGCGGCACCGTGCTGGTGCTCGGGCCCACGGGCCGCAACGTCGGCGCCGGCATGTCCGGCGGTACCGCGTTCTTCCTGGACCTGCGGGTCTCCCGCGTCAACCAGGCGGCGCTGGAGGCGGGCGAGCTCGCCGTCGCCGTCCTGGACGACGCCGACTGGGAGACCGTGCGCGGGCTCCTGGAGCGGCACCTGGCCGAGACGGGCTCGGCCGTCGCGGCCGAGCTGCTCGCGGACCCCGCCGCCGCGCGGGGCCGGTTCAGCCGGCTGCTGCCCCCGGGCTGGGCGCGCGTGCGCCTCGCCCTCGCCGAGGCCGAGGCCGACGGCACCGACATCTCGGGCAAGACCCAGTGGGACCCGTCCGTGTGGAACCAGATCATGGAGGTGGCACGTGGCTGA
- the lgt gene encoding prolipoprotein diacylglyceryl transferase yields the protein MTLLTALPAALTVELPAALSAALPEAPATQIPSPAEHTWYLGIFPLRAYALAILAGIVLAVWMTARRWKARGGNPEDVLEIAFWAVPFGIVGGRVYHVLSSPDRYFGENFSGGGDPVKALYVWEGGLGIWGAVALGAVGAWIGCRRLGVRLSSFADAVAPGLLIAQAVGRLGNWFNQELYGRPTELPWGLHIDAEYLVPNPATGVAYPEGTLFHPTFLYELLWNVAMAGVLLFLDRRFRLGHGRVFWAYVLLYTLGRVWIEMLRIDDAEQVLGLRLNVWTSILLGLAALVVSIVLARRFPTREESVRLRPEDDEPPAGPRAEPEPDPGVEGTGEAAAEPEEEKTAAQEESDADASVRT from the coding sequence GTGACGCTGCTGACCGCCCTGCCGGCCGCTCTGACCGTCGAGCTGCCTGCCGCGTTGTCCGCCGCGCTCCCCGAGGCCCCCGCGACCCAGATCCCGAGCCCAGCCGAGCACACCTGGTACCTGGGCATCTTCCCGCTGCGCGCCTACGCGCTGGCGATCCTGGCGGGCATCGTGCTCGCCGTCTGGATGACCGCCCGGCGCTGGAAGGCGCGCGGCGGCAACCCGGAGGACGTCCTGGAGATCGCCTTCTGGGCGGTGCCGTTCGGCATCGTCGGGGGCCGTGTCTACCACGTGCTGTCGTCCCCGGACCGGTACTTCGGCGAGAACTTCTCGGGCGGCGGCGACCCCGTCAAGGCGCTCTACGTCTGGGAGGGCGGCCTCGGCATCTGGGGCGCGGTGGCGCTCGGCGCCGTCGGCGCCTGGATCGGCTGCCGCAGGCTGGGCGTCCGGCTGTCCTCGTTCGCCGACGCCGTGGCGCCGGGCCTCCTGATCGCGCAGGCCGTGGGCCGCCTCGGCAACTGGTTCAACCAGGAGCTGTACGGGCGCCCCACCGAGCTGCCCTGGGGCCTGCACATCGACGCCGAGTACCTCGTGCCCAACCCGGCCACCGGCGTGGCCTACCCGGAGGGCACCCTCTTCCACCCGACGTTCCTGTACGAACTCCTGTGGAACGTCGCGATGGCCGGAGTTCTGCTGTTTCTCGACCGTCGGTTCAGGTTGGGTCATGGGCGGGTATTCTGGGCGTACGTCCTGCTCTACACTCTCGGACGGGTCTGGATCGAGATGCTCCGCATCGACGATGCGGAGCAGGTGCTGGGGCTCCGCCTCAACGTCTGGACCTCGATCCTTCTGGGCCTGGCGGCCCTGGTGGTCTCGATCGTGCTGGCTCGGAGGTTCCCCACCAGGGAAGAGTCGGTACGGCTGCGACCGGAGGACGACGAACCGCCGGCCGGCCCACGGGCCGAGCCGGAGCCTGACCCAGGAGTCGAAGGGACCGGCGAGGCCGCGGCCGAGCCGGAGGAAGAGAAGACAGCAGCACAGGAGGAGTCCGACGCGGACGCCTCCGTGCGCACCTGA
- the trpA gene encoding tryptophan synthase subunit alpha, with protein sequence MSTVTEQASGPHTRSATADLIARLREQENRPALVGYLPVGYPSVDRSIEALKTLVDHGVDIIELGIPYTDPVLDGPVIQAAAQGALDAGAHVRDVFRVVAELTAYAPHVPVLVMTYWNPVLKYGADAFARDLAAAGGAGLITPDLIPDEGADWIAASEAHGLDRVFLVAPSSTPERLRLTAGQSRGFVYAASLMGVTGVRSEVGSRAEQLVADTRAAGATNVCVGLGVATGAQATEVGRFADGVIVGSALVRPLLSDGPLPDDEWAVRLTNLAEVTEDLAAGVRSARAHAPADTPAGATTTSGEAL encoded by the coding sequence ATGAGCACCGTGACGGAACAGGCCTCGGGGCCGCACACGCGGTCCGCGACCGCTGACCTGATCGCCCGCCTGCGCGAGCAGGAGAACCGGCCGGCCCTCGTGGGCTACCTGCCGGTGGGCTATCCGAGCGTCGACCGGTCGATCGAGGCGCTGAAGACCCTCGTCGACCACGGCGTGGACATCATCGAGCTCGGCATCCCGTACACCGACCCGGTGCTCGACGGCCCGGTGATCCAGGCCGCGGCGCAGGGCGCGCTCGACGCGGGCGCGCACGTGCGGGACGTGTTCCGGGTGGTGGCGGAGCTGACCGCCTACGCCCCGCACGTGCCCGTGCTGGTGATGACGTACTGGAACCCGGTGCTCAAGTACGGCGCGGACGCGTTCGCGCGCGACCTGGCCGCCGCGGGCGGCGCCGGGCTGATCACGCCCGACCTCATCCCGGACGAGGGCGCCGACTGGATCGCGGCGAGCGAGGCGCACGGGCTGGACCGCGTGTTCCTCGTGGCGCCCAGCTCGACGCCGGAGCGGCTGCGGCTGACCGCGGGCCAGTCGCGCGGGTTCGTCTACGCGGCGTCGCTCATGGGCGTGACCGGGGTGCGCAGCGAGGTGGGCTCGCGCGCCGAGCAGCTCGTGGCCGACACGCGCGCCGCCGGCGCGACGAACGTCTGCGTGGGCCTGGGTGTCGCCACGGGGGCGCAGGCCACCGAGGTCGGCCGCTTCGCCGACGGCGTCATCGTCGGCTCGGCGCTCGTCCGCCCGCTGCTGTCGGACGGCCCGCTGCCGGACGACGAGTGGGCGGTCCGTCTCACGAATCTGGCCGAGGTGACGGAGGACCTCGCGGCCGGGGTACGGTCGGCTCGCGCTCACGCGCCCGCCGACACCCCCGCCGGCGCGACGACCACCTCCGGAGAGGCCCTGTGA
- the trpB gene encoding tryptophan synthase subunit beta, protein MTHVKLSDVSGPYFGQYGGRFVPEALIAALDELETEFRKAAEDPAFAAELQRLHREYTGRPSPLTEVPRFAAHAGGGDTGAVRVFLKREDLNHTGSHKINNVLGQALLVKRMGKKRLIAETGAGQHGVATATAAALMDLECVVYMGEEDTRRQALNVARMRLLGAEVVPVKIGSRTLKDAINEALRDWVANVESTHYLLGTVTGPHPFPEMVRQFHRIIGEEAREQILERAGRLPDVVAACVGGGSNALGIFNAFLDDEGVELRGFEAGGEGIESGRHAARFSGGALGVLHGAKSYLLQDDEGQTLPSHSVSAGLDYPSVGPAHSWLHDLGRATYEPVTDDEAMEAFRLLCRTEGIIPAIESAHALAGALRVGQAAAAQGRTGPDGEPLVLLVNLSGRGDKDVATAARWFGLLDGAEGGAAAEELERQEGRG, encoded by the coding sequence GTGACCCACGTGAAGCTTTCCGACGTCTCCGGCCCGTACTTCGGTCAGTACGGCGGGCGCTTCGTGCCCGAGGCGCTCATCGCCGCGCTCGACGAGCTGGAGACCGAGTTCCGCAAGGCGGCCGAGGACCCCGCGTTCGCGGCCGAGCTGCAGCGCCTGCACCGGGAGTACACCGGCCGCCCCAGCCCGCTGACCGAGGTGCCGCGCTTCGCCGCGCACGCCGGCGGCGGCGACACGGGCGCGGTGCGCGTGTTCCTGAAGCGCGAGGACCTCAACCACACCGGGTCGCACAAGATCAACAACGTGCTGGGCCAGGCGCTCCTGGTCAAGCGCATGGGCAAGAAGCGCCTCATCGCCGAGACGGGGGCGGGCCAGCACGGCGTCGCCACCGCCACGGCGGCCGCCCTGATGGACCTCGAGTGCGTGGTCTACATGGGCGAGGAGGACACCCGGCGGCAGGCGCTGAACGTGGCGCGCATGCGCCTGCTCGGCGCCGAGGTCGTGCCGGTGAAGATCGGCTCGCGCACCCTCAAGGACGCGATCAACGAGGCCCTGCGCGACTGGGTCGCCAACGTCGAGAGCACGCACTACCTGCTGGGCACCGTCACGGGCCCGCACCCGTTCCCCGAGATGGTGCGCCAGTTCCACCGCATCATCGGCGAGGAGGCGCGCGAGCAGATCCTGGAGCGCGCCGGCCGCCTGCCCGACGTCGTCGCGGCGTGCGTCGGCGGCGGCTCCAACGCGCTCGGCATCTTCAACGCGTTCCTCGACGACGAGGGCGTGGAGCTGCGCGGCTTCGAGGCGGGCGGCGAGGGCATCGAGTCGGGCCGGCACGCGGCCCGGTTCAGCGGCGGCGCGCTGGGCGTGCTGCACGGCGCCAAGTCCTACCTGCTGCAGGACGACGAGGGCCAGACCCTGCCCAGCCACTCGGTGTCGGCGGGCCTGGACTACCCGAGCGTCGGCCCCGCCCACTCCTGGCTGCACGACCTGGGCCGGGCCACCTACGAGCCGGTGACCGACGACGAGGCCATGGAGGCGTTCCGTCTCCTGTGCCGCACCGAGGGCATCATCCCGGCGATCGAGTCGGCGCACGCCCTCGCGGGCGCGCTGCGGGTGGGCCAGGCCGCGGCGGCGCAGGGCCGCACCGGTCCGGACGGCGAGCCGCTCGTGCTCCTCGTGAACCTGTCCGGCCGCGGCGACAAGGACGTGGCGACGGCGGCCCGCTGGTTCGGGCTGCTGGACGGCGCCGAGGGCGGCGCGGCGGCGGAAGAGCTGGAACGGCAGGAGGGCCGGGGATGA
- the trpC gene encoding indole-3-glycerol phosphate synthase TrpC, which yields MSVLEDIVAGVREDLAEREARVSLDALKERANAVPGALECLGRLRQADALSVIAEVKRSSPSKGSLAPIADPAALAVEYETGGASAISVLTEQRRFNGSLADFDAVRGRVDVPVLRKDFIVTPYQVWEARAHGADLVLIIVAALEQTVLESLVERVHSLGMTALVETHNLEEVRRAVDAGARVVGVNARNLKTLELDRGLFRSLAEYIPDDVVKIAESGIRGPHDVMEMARAGADGVLVGEALVTDGAPRASVADLVAAGSHPSLRSVRPA from the coding sequence ATGTCGGTCCTGGAGGACATCGTCGCGGGGGTTCGTGAGGACCTCGCGGAGCGTGAGGCACGTGTGTCTCTCGACGCGCTCAAGGAGCGCGCCAACGCGGTGCCCGGGGCCCTCGAGTGCCTCGGCCGCCTCAGGCAGGCAGACGCGCTCTCGGTGATCGCCGAGGTCAAGCGCTCGAGCCCCAGCAAGGGCTCGCTGGCACCGATCGCCGACCCGGCGGCGCTCGCCGTCGAGTACGAGACCGGCGGCGCCTCGGCCATCTCGGTGCTCACCGAGCAGCGCCGGTTCAACGGCTCGCTGGCCGACTTCGACGCGGTGCGCGGCCGGGTGGACGTGCCGGTGCTGCGCAAGGACTTCATCGTGACGCCGTACCAGGTCTGGGAGGCGCGGGCGCACGGGGCGGACCTGGTGCTGATCATCGTGGCGGCACTGGAGCAGACGGTGCTCGAGTCGCTGGTCGAGCGGGTGCACTCGCTCGGCATGACCGCGCTGGTGGAGACGCACAACCTCGAGGAGGTGCGCCGGGCGGTCGACGCCGGGGCGCGCGTCGTGGGCGTCAACGCCCGCAACCTGAAGACGCTCGAGCTGGACCGCGGCCTGTTCCGCAGCCTCGCCGAGTACATCCCGGACGACGTGGTCAAGATCGCCGAGTCCGGCATCCGCGGTCCGCACGACGTGATGGAGATGGCCCGGGCCGGGGCGGACGGCGTCCTGGTGGGCGAGGCTCTCGTGACCGACGGCGCCCCGCGCGCCTCGGTGGCCGACCTCGTCGCCGCGGGCTCCCACCCGTCGCTGCGGTCCGTCCGACCCGCCTGA
- a CDS encoding DUF2752 domain-containing protein, whose product MGRIPETAVRPAAPALRAPLLAGAAVGAATLLVALRDPHVAGSYGFCPLLELTGLACPLCGGLRATHDLAHLDLAGAWSANALWTVTAPVVVVVWLAWLVAAVRGRPFRGLSSTAGWVTLGVALAFLVARNLPGLQPYLTPWV is encoded by the coding sequence GTGGGACGAATTCCTGAGACCGCCGTCCGGCCGGCGGCGCCCGCACTGCGGGCGCCGCTCCTGGCCGGGGCGGCCGTCGGCGCCGCCACCCTGCTGGTGGCGCTGCGCGACCCGCACGTCGCCGGCTCCTACGGGTTCTGCCCGCTGCTGGAGCTGACCGGCCTGGCCTGCCCGCTGTGCGGCGGGCTGCGGGCCACGCACGACCTGGCGCACCTCGACCTCGCGGGCGCCTGGTCGGCCAACGCGCTGTGGACCGTGACCGCCCCGGTGGTCGTGGTCGTGTGGCTCGCCTGGCTGGTGGCGGCGGTCCGCGGCCGGCCGTTCCGCGGCCTGTCGAGCACCGCCGGCTGGGTCACGCTGGGGGTCGCGCTCGCGTTCCTCGTGGCGCGCAACCTGCCCGGGCTGCAGCCGTACCTGACCCCCTGGGTCTGA